In a single window of the Rhineura floridana isolate rRhiFlo1 chromosome 3, rRhiFlo1.hap2, whole genome shotgun sequence genome:
- the GPR173 gene encoding probable G-protein coupled receptor 173: MASANETEEAHGSAPHAASTYAKLLLLGLIICVSLAGNLSLSLLVLKERGLHKAPYYFLLDLCLADVIRSAVCFPFVLVSIRHGSAWTYSVLSCKIVAFMAVLFCFHAAFLLFCISVTRYMAVAHHRFYAKRMTFWTCIAVICMVWTLSVAMAFPPVFDVGTYKFIREEDQCIFEHRYFKANDTLGFMLMLAVLIFATHVVYIKLLLFEYRHRKMKPVQMVPAISQNWTFHGPGATGQAAANWIAGFGRGPMPPTLLGIRQNAHAANRRLLGMEEFKAEKRLGRMFYVITLLFLVLWSPYIVACYWRVFVKACSIPHRYLSTAVWMSFAQAAVNPIVCFLLNKDLKKGLIAHIPCWRTEPELPREPYCVM; encoded by the coding sequence CACTTATGCCAAACTGCTGCTCCTGGGCCTCATCATCTGTGTGAGTCTGGCAGGGAACCTGTCCCTATCGCTGCTGGTATTGAAGGAGCGTGGCCTCCACAAGGCCCCCTACTACTTCCTGCTGGACCTGTGCCTGGCTGATGTGATCCGCTCAGCTGTCTGCTTCCCCTTTGTCCTCGTCTCAATTCGCCACGGGTCTGCCTGGACCTACAGCGTGCTGAGCTGCAAGATTGTGGCCTTCATGgctgtcctcttctgtttccatgctgccttcctcctcttctgcatcaGTGTCACCCGCTACATGGCTGTGGCCCATCACCGCTTCTATGCGAAACGCATGACCTTCTGGACGTGCATAGCTGTCATCTGCATGGTGTGGACTTTGTCGGTGGCCATGGCCTTCCCACCAGTCTTTGATGTCGGGACCTACAAGTTCATCCGTGAGGAGGACCAGTGCATCTTTGAGCACCGCTACTTCAAAGCCAATGACACCCTGGGCTTCATGCTCATGCTAGCTGTGCTGATCTTTGCCACACATGTGGTTTATATCAAGCTCCTTCTCTTTGAGTACCGCCATCGCAAGATGAAGCCTGTCCAGATGGTCCCAGCTATCAGCCAAAACTGGACGTTCCATGGGCCCGGAGCCACTGGGCAAGCTGCAGCCAACTGGATTGCTGGCTTTGGCCGTGGCCCCATGCCTCCCACCTTGTTGGGCATCCGGCAGAATGCCCACGCTGCCAACCGGCGCTTGCTGGGCATGGAAGAATTCAAGGCTGAGAAGAGGCTAGGCAGGATGTTCTACGTCATTACTTTGCTCTTCTTGGTTCTGTGGTCACCCTATATCGTGGCCTGCTATTGGAGGGTATTTGTCAAAGCCTGTAGCATCCCCCACCGCTACCTCTCCACAGCCGTTTGGATGAGCTTCGCCCAAGCTGCTGTCAACCCCATAGTTTGCTTTCTACTCAACAAGGACCTCAAGAAGGGCTTGATTGCCCACATTCCCTGCTGGAGGACAGAGcctgaactgcccagagagccttacTGTGTGATGTGA